From Streptomyces chrestomyceticus JCM 4735, one genomic window encodes:
- a CDS encoding FtsK/SpoIIIE domain-containing protein: protein MRLFVTLAPAAPARPGSPQPAPERRDLVLHTSGTTTVGALAARLAGDHATGDTPPALFLGDRELPADLPVSATGIRDGATLGIGGPVPPEPDGGYGPDRTELPPPSRSADGERLPRAPRVELQLIGGRGAGRVWPLDLGTHTIGPAVGSSVRLQGRDVPGAGIRITVRPDGTVLLDAGAAARPSADRTAAHSGRQTPGHRTDVALSVPEPPPARPRADAAPLPPPPPPELPDPYADTHLPVPEGWVEWPLGGELRLGEFLLRIAEPTEADAAVTASEDGAHLDFNRPPRIVPPLVPERFTLPSPPSPPPRRTIPLLVVIAPMFMGIGMVVFLHSYFYLMFAFFSPVLAIGNYISSRRSGWRDFLTSVANYRARRASLEDDVKGMVERERGLRVAAGPDPAAAGMWAVGPGARLWERRRGHPDHLLLRVGTVRQASLLTIEDSSREDNHRSVNWQIPDMPIGVDLCGDGVIGISGETDAARALARWTVAQAAVLHSPRDVRITVLTDAAGAPAWEWVRWLPHARPGQGGVTAPPAGGPTVTVGNDPETVANRVSELVSAIRSRSRSRESAMGGALLAEPDLVVVLDGARRLRDVPGVVQVLKEGPSVRVFLICLDQEERMLPEECVTVCTVGAREVTLRRTGSADLTGIRPDLVDTGWCERIARALAPVRDVTPDGSDGLPDRVKLLDLLNLEPPQAAELAARWTKRPASTGVLLGAGYTGPVTFDLVKDGPHGLIAGTTGAGKSELLQTLVASLAAVNRPDEMTFVLVDYKGGSAFAGCERLPHVLGMVTDLDSHLVERALTSLTAELTRRERLLADAGAKDHTEYRAMRRRDPAMAPLPRLLLIIDEFATLARDVPEFVPGLVGIAQRGRSLGLHLLLATQRPAGVVTADIRANTNLRISLRVTDALDSQDVLEVNDAVSISSDTPGRALARIGHRSVLPFQTAFVGAVRDGAQAPQDAGDTEQSTAKAAQSDADVWTSELTWSLLGRTAAEPVEETADLFDAIQEAMDDRDAPTDLTALVDAVQQAAADLEIERQPSPWLPALPHAVSLAELPDRPDPADGRLAPVVWGLADLPGAQRQEPLELDLTRFGHLYVLGTPRSGRSQVLRTIGGALARRHSSADVHLYGIDAAGGALSPLSALPHCGAVVPRADLERLGRLLSRLTAEMSARQELLTSHGAANLTELRAFLPPAERPAHIVVLIDGWDSLAALLNDHDGGRPVQELTSLIREGAPMGLHVIATSERALMTGKVASLNDERLLLRLTDRNEYSLAGIPPKQVPAVVPQGRGWRGGSATEVQVALLGERTEGPVTGRDQAEALKRIGERAEQRDRDVPAARRPARVLSLPRQVSFTDAYEKVPAAERRPLWGLLGVGGDELGAIGVDFAADAPSFLVSGPPGSGRSTALTTLAVSLLAGGTRVVALTPRESPLRGLARHPRAVVIQDPDPLADEVTAALNAEPGPAVILVDDADLLAQLPAADAALREVATTGRDRGIGLVAAATAETLTSVGIGWLGLVRRVRKGVLLSPQSPSEGDILGVRVPYDLLRGRPTPGRGLTVDPVSGALVSVLVPETVLREGDAG from the coding sequence GTGAGACTCTTCGTCACCCTCGCTCCGGCCGCTCCGGCCCGGCCCGGCTCACCGCAGCCCGCCCCCGAGCGGCGCGACCTGGTTCTGCACACCTCGGGCACGACCACCGTCGGCGCCCTGGCCGCGCGGCTCGCCGGTGACCACGCCACCGGCGACACGCCCCCCGCCCTCTTCCTCGGCGACCGTGAACTCCCCGCCGACCTGCCGGTGTCCGCCACCGGCATCCGCGACGGCGCGACGCTCGGCATCGGCGGTCCCGTACCGCCCGAGCCGGACGGCGGCTACGGCCCCGACCGCACCGAGCTGCCGCCCCCGTCCCGCTCCGCCGACGGCGAGCGGCTGCCGCGCGCGCCCCGCGTGGAACTCCAGCTCATCGGCGGCCGGGGCGCCGGGCGGGTCTGGCCGCTGGACCTCGGTACGCACACCATCGGCCCCGCGGTGGGCAGTTCGGTACGGCTGCAGGGCCGCGACGTGCCCGGCGCCGGCATCCGGATCACCGTCCGCCCGGACGGCACGGTGCTGCTGGACGCCGGTGCGGCCGCCCGCCCGTCCGCCGACCGCACGGCGGCGCACAGCGGCAGGCAGACGCCCGGCCACCGCACCGACGTGGCCCTGTCGGTGCCCGAGCCGCCGCCCGCCCGGCCCCGTGCCGACGCGGCCCCGCTGCCGCCCCCGCCGCCGCCCGAACTGCCCGACCCGTACGCCGACACCCACCTGCCGGTCCCCGAGGGCTGGGTGGAGTGGCCGCTCGGCGGTGAGCTGCGGCTGGGCGAGTTCCTGCTGCGGATCGCCGAGCCCACCGAGGCGGACGCCGCGGTGACGGCCTCCGAGGACGGCGCCCACCTGGACTTCAACCGGCCGCCGCGGATCGTCCCGCCGCTGGTGCCGGAGCGGTTCACACTGCCTTCGCCGCCCTCGCCGCCGCCCCGGCGCACCATCCCGCTGCTGGTGGTGATCGCGCCGATGTTCATGGGCATCGGCATGGTCGTCTTCCTGCACTCGTACTTCTACCTGATGTTCGCGTTCTTCAGCCCGGTGCTCGCCATCGGCAACTACATCAGCTCCCGGCGCAGCGGCTGGCGCGACTTCCTCACCTCGGTCGCCAACTACCGCGCCCGGCGCGCCTCGCTGGAGGACGACGTCAAGGGCATGGTCGAGCGCGAGCGCGGCCTGCGGGTCGCCGCCGGGCCCGACCCGGCCGCCGCCGGCATGTGGGCCGTCGGCCCCGGCGCCCGGCTGTGGGAACGCCGCCGCGGCCACCCCGACCACTTGCTGCTGCGCGTCGGCACGGTCCGCCAGGCGTCGCTGCTGACCATCGAGGACAGCTCCCGCGAGGACAACCACCGCTCGGTGAACTGGCAGATCCCCGACATGCCGATCGGCGTGGACCTGTGCGGGGACGGCGTCATCGGCATCTCGGGCGAGACCGACGCGGCCCGGGCGCTGGCCCGCTGGACGGTGGCGCAGGCCGCGGTCCTGCACAGCCCCCGCGACGTACGGATCACCGTGCTCACCGACGCGGCGGGCGCGCCCGCCTGGGAGTGGGTGCGCTGGCTGCCGCACGCCCGCCCCGGCCAGGGCGGCGTCACCGCGCCGCCCGCCGGCGGGCCCACCGTGACCGTCGGCAACGACCCGGAGACGGTCGCCAACCGGGTCTCCGAACTGGTCTCCGCGATCCGCTCCCGGTCCCGTTCGCGGGAGTCCGCGATGGGCGGCGCGCTGCTCGCCGAGCCCGACCTCGTCGTCGTCCTCGACGGCGCGCGGCGGCTGCGGGACGTGCCCGGTGTGGTGCAGGTCCTCAAGGAGGGCCCGTCCGTACGGGTCTTCCTGATCTGCCTCGACCAGGAGGAGCGGATGCTCCCCGAGGAGTGCGTCACCGTCTGCACGGTCGGCGCCCGCGAGGTGACGCTGCGCCGCACCGGCAGCGCCGACCTCACCGGTATCCGCCCCGACCTGGTCGACACCGGCTGGTGCGAGCGGATCGCCCGCGCCCTGGCCCCCGTACGCGACGTCACCCCGGACGGCTCCGACGGCCTGCCGGACCGTGTCAAGCTGCTGGACCTGCTGAACCTGGAACCGCCGCAGGCCGCCGAACTGGCCGCCCGCTGGACCAAGCGCCCGGCCTCCACCGGCGTCCTGCTGGGCGCCGGCTACACCGGTCCGGTCACCTTCGACCTGGTCAAGGACGGCCCGCACGGCCTGATCGCGGGCACCACCGGCGCCGGCAAGTCCGAACTCCTCCAGACGCTGGTGGCCTCCCTGGCGGCGGTCAACCGGCCGGACGAGATGACGTTCGTACTCGTCGACTACAAGGGCGGCAGCGCCTTCGCGGGCTGCGAACGGCTGCCGCACGTGCTGGGCATGGTCACCGACCTGGACAGCCACCTGGTCGAGCGGGCCCTGACCTCGCTGACCGCCGAACTGACCCGCCGCGAACGCCTCCTGGCCGACGCGGGCGCCAAGGACCACACCGAGTACCGGGCGATGCGCCGCCGCGACCCCGCGATGGCGCCGCTGCCGAGGCTGCTGCTCATCATCGACGAGTTCGCCACCCTCGCCCGCGACGTGCCCGAGTTCGTCCCCGGGCTGGTCGGCATCGCCCAGCGCGGCCGTTCGCTCGGCCTGCACCTGCTGCTGGCCACCCAGCGTCCGGCCGGTGTGGTCACCGCCGACATCCGCGCCAACACCAACCTGCGGATCTCGCTGCGCGTCACCGACGCCCTCGACAGCCAGGACGTCCTGGAGGTCAACGACGCGGTGTCCATCTCCAGCGACACCCCGGGCCGCGCCCTGGCCCGGATCGGGCACCGGTCGGTGCTGCCGTTCCAGACCGCCTTCGTCGGCGCCGTGCGCGACGGCGCGCAGGCGCCCCAGGACGCCGGGGACACGGAGCAGAGCACGGCGAAGGCGGCGCAGTCCGACGCCGACGTGTGGACCAGCGAACTCACCTGGTCGCTGCTGGGCCGGACGGCCGCCGAACCCGTCGAGGAGACCGCGGACCTCTTCGACGCCATCCAGGAGGCGATGGACGACCGCGACGCGCCCACCGACCTGACGGCCCTGGTCGACGCGGTCCAGCAGGCCGCCGCCGACCTGGAGATCGAGCGGCAGCCCAGCCCCTGGCTGCCCGCCCTGCCGCACGCCGTCAGCCTGGCCGAACTCCCCGACCGGCCCGACCCGGCCGACGGGCGTCTGGCGCCGGTCGTCTGGGGCCTGGCCGACCTGCCGGGCGCCCAGCGCCAGGAGCCCCTGGAGCTGGACCTCACCCGCTTCGGGCACCTGTACGTCCTGGGCACGCCGCGCTCCGGCCGCTCCCAGGTCCTGCGCACCATCGGCGGTGCCCTGGCCCGGCGGCACTCCAGCGCCGACGTTCACCTGTACGGCATCGACGCGGCGGGCGGCGCCCTGTCGCCGCTGTCCGCGCTGCCGCACTGCGGCGCCGTCGTCCCGCGCGCCGACCTGGAACGGCTGGGCCGCCTGCTGTCCCGCCTGACCGCCGAGATGAGCGCCCGCCAGGAACTGCTCACCTCGCACGGCGCGGCCAACCTCACCGAGCTGCGCGCCTTCCTGCCGCCCGCCGAGCGCCCCGCCCACATCGTCGTCCTGATCGACGGCTGGGACTCGCTGGCCGCCCTGCTCAACGACCACGACGGCGGCCGCCCGGTCCAGGAGCTGACCTCGCTGATCCGCGAGGGCGCGCCGATGGGCCTGCACGTCATCGCCACGTCCGAACGCGCGCTGATGACCGGCAAGGTCGCCTCGCTCAACGACGAGCGGCTGCTGCTGCGGCTGACCGACCGCAACGAGTACAGCCTGGCGGGCATCCCGCCCAAGCAGGTGCCGGCCGTCGTCCCGCAGGGCCGCGGCTGGCGCGGCGGCAGCGCCACCGAGGTGCAGGTCGCGCTGCTCGGCGAGCGTACGGAAGGGCCGGTCACCGGCCGCGACCAGGCCGAGGCGCTCAAGCGCATCGGTGAGCGGGCCGAACAGCGCGACCGGGACGTACCCGCCGCGCGCCGCCCCGCGCGCGTGCTGAGCCTGCCGCGTCAGGTGTCCTTCACCGACGCGTACGAGAAGGTCCCGGCCGCCGAACGGCGTCCGCTGTGGGGCCTGCTCGGCGTCGGCGGCGACGAACTCGGCGCCATCGGCGTGGACTTCGCGGCCGACGCGCCGTCCTTCCTCGTCAGCGGCCCGCCCGGCAGCGGCCGGTCCACCGCGCTCACCACCCTCGCGGTGTCCCTGCTGGCCGGTGGCACCCGGGTGGTGGCGCTCACCCCGCGCGAATCGCCGCTGCGGGGCCTGGCCCGGCACCCGCGCGCCGTGGTCATCCAGGACCCGGACCCGCTGGCCGACGAGGTGACCGCGGCGCTCAACGCCGAACCGGGGCCCGCCGTGATCCTGGTCGACGACGCCGACCTGCTCGCCCAGTTGCCCGCGGCCGACGCGGCGCTGCGCGAGGTCGCCACCACCGGACGGGACCGCGGCATCGGCCTGGTCGCCGCGGCCACCGCCGAGACGCTGACCTCGGTGGGCATCGGCTGGCTCGGCCTCGTACGGCGGGTGCGCAAGGGTGTGCTGCTGTCACCGCAGTCGCCGAGCGAGGGCGACATCCTCGGCGTGCGGGTGCCGTACGACCTGCTGCGCGGCCGTCCGACGCCGGGCCGCGGCCTGACCGTCGACCCGGTCAGCGGCGCGCTGGTGTCGGTGCTGGTGCCGGAGACGGTGCTGCGCGAAGGCGACGCCGGCTGA
- a CDS encoding MBL fold metallo-hydrolase, translating into MTPSPASSASPDTGPVPIVPDVWQLPFPVGHVYLVRLSDGGFAAVDTGVPGSAPAILEAVHRLAGKPDALRQIVLTHSHVDHMGSAADLVAATGARVLAGAADAPAVSGTAPEPPPVLTAAEAPLLEQVQSGMAEAGTPPLKHVRVDVELHDGDILDGWPGPAHVLHVPGHTPGSTALHLPAAGVLFTGDLIGTGPDGGRVVLGPFNVDREVAVASFRRLAALPGVDTLCVPHGIPVRTGAARALAAATPETDWL; encoded by the coding sequence ATGACTCCGTCCCCCGCGTCTTCCGCGTCTCCCGACACCGGCCCCGTCCCGATCGTCCCCGATGTCTGGCAGTTGCCGTTCCCGGTGGGCCACGTCTACCTCGTACGGCTGTCCGACGGCGGTTTCGCGGCCGTCGACACCGGCGTCCCGGGCTCCGCCCCCGCGATCCTGGAGGCGGTGCACCGGCTCGCCGGGAAGCCGGACGCGCTGCGGCAGATCGTGCTGACCCACTCCCACGTCGACCACATGGGATCGGCCGCCGACCTGGTGGCCGCCACCGGCGCCCGCGTCCTGGCGGGCGCGGCGGACGCCCCGGCCGTCTCCGGTACCGCGCCCGAGCCGCCGCCGGTGCTCACCGCCGCCGAGGCGCCCCTGCTCGAACAGGTCCAGTCGGGCATGGCGGAGGCGGGCACGCCGCCGCTGAAGCACGTACGGGTGGATGTCGAGCTCCACGACGGCGACATCCTCGACGGCTGGCCCGGGCCCGCCCACGTCCTCCACGTCCCCGGCCACACACCGGGCAGTACGGCGCTGCATCTGCCTGCCGCCGGCGTGCTGTTCACCGGCGACCTCATAGGGACGGGGCCGGACGGCGGCCGGGTCGTCCTCGGCCCCTTCAACGTCGACCGCGAGGTGGCCGTCGCGTCCTTCCGGCGGCTGGCCGCGCTGCCCGGTGTGGACACGCTGTGCGTACCGCACGGCATTCCGGTCCGTACGGGCGCGGCGCGCGCTCTGGCCGCGGCCACGCCCGAGACCGACTGGCTGTGA
- a CDS encoding PPOX class F420-dependent oxidoreductase → MSPSIATTTRVDLDGLLEFVRPRHRAVLLTRRSDGTPQASPLTCGVDDSGRLVMATYPERAKVRNARRAPSVSVLVLSDEWNGPWVQIDGEAEILDAPDSVEPLVAYYRSVAGEHPDWHEYRAAMITQGKSLIRVTPLRWGPIATGGFPARLVEEEDRDGETS, encoded by the coding sequence ATGAGTCCTTCCATCGCCACCACCACCCGCGTGGACCTCGACGGCCTGCTGGAGTTCGTACGCCCCCGCCACCGCGCGGTCCTGCTCACCCGGCGCTCCGACGGCACGCCCCAGGCATCGCCGCTGACCTGCGGCGTCGACGACTCCGGGCGGCTGGTGATGGCCACGTACCCGGAGCGCGCCAAGGTGCGCAACGCCCGCCGGGCGCCCTCGGTGAGCGTGCTCGTGCTGTCCGACGAGTGGAACGGGCCCTGGGTGCAGATCGACGGCGAGGCGGAAATCCTGGACGCGCCGGACTCGGTCGAGCCGCTGGTCGCGTACTACCGCAGCGTCGCGGGCGAGCACCCGGACTGGCACGAGTACCGCGCCGCGATGATCACACAGGGCAAGTCGCTGATCCGGGTGACGCCGCTGCGGTGGGGGCCGATCGCCACGGGCGGCTTCCCGGCCCGCCTCGTCGAGGAGGAGGACCGGGACGGGGAGACGAGCTGA
- a CDS encoding alpha/beta fold hydrolase produces the protein MQLHTQEWGTGDRVAVLVHGIMSDHRTWRRVGPALAARGYRVIAVDLRGHGASPRGPYSDELFADDLVETLPSGVEVALGHSLGAVALSLAAERLRPRRAVYSDPAWTLGNTERPMDPALFVEFKRATHQMIRSFNPRWEEADVEIEMATIEVWDPDTALALSGNDLRERIPERPVVPSLVQVAGEGFLFSEADKERVAARGFEVRTVEGAGHTIHRDDFDGFMKSLDGWI, from the coding sequence ATGCAGTTGCACACCCAGGAGTGGGGTACCGGCGACCGGGTCGCGGTGCTGGTCCACGGCATCATGTCGGACCACCGGACCTGGCGCCGGGTGGGCCCCGCGCTGGCCGCGCGCGGCTACCGCGTCATCGCCGTCGACCTGCGCGGCCACGGCGCCAGCCCGCGCGGCCCGTACAGCGACGAGCTGTTCGCGGACGACCTGGTGGAGACCCTGCCCTCGGGCGTGGAGGTGGCCCTCGGGCACTCGCTCGGCGCGGTGGCGCTGTCGCTGGCCGCGGAACGGCTGCGCCCGCGGCGCGCCGTCTACTCGGACCCGGCCTGGACCCTCGGCAACACCGAGCGCCCGATGGACCCCGCGCTGTTCGTCGAGTTCAAGCGCGCCACCCACCAGATGATCCGGAGCTTCAACCCGCGCTGGGAGGAGGCCGACGTGGAGATCGAGATGGCGACGATCGAGGTGTGGGACCCGGACACGGCCCTGGCCCTGTCCGGCAACGACCTCCGGGAGCGCATACCGGAGCGGCCGGTGGTCCCCTCCCTGGTGCAGGTGGCGGGGGAGGGCTTCCTGTTCTCGGAGGCGGACAAGGAGCGGGTGGCGGCGCGCGGCTTCGAGGTCCGTACGGTCGAGGGCGCCGGGCACACCATCCACCGGGACGATTTCGACGGTTTCATGAAATCGCTGGACGGGTGGATCTGA
- a CDS encoding sigma-70 family RNA polymerase sigma factor: MTEPAIPARGPAAAPERPAPVFPPPARPLTEERVTALVLSYRQTLLRYVTGLLPADSQRAEDVVQETLLRAWLESDLSRAGSARHEAGWEPGLPWLFRVARNVVIDWSRRDRARPAVPTGLPPETAGPADEVARVVERTHVVELLAQLSRPHREVLVYTYLLGCSGPDTAHALGIPPGTVKSRLHHAMHRLRRAAAPDARDRG, encoded by the coding sequence ATGACCGAACCGGCGATACCGGCCCGGGGCCCCGCCGCCGCGCCGGAACGCCCCGCTCCGGTCTTCCCGCCGCCTGCCCGGCCGCTCACCGAGGAGCGCGTCACGGCCCTCGTACTGTCGTACCGTCAAACGCTGTTACGGTACGTCACCGGCCTGCTGCCCGCCGACTCGCAGCGTGCGGAGGACGTCGTCCAGGAGACGCTGCTGCGTGCCTGGCTGGAGAGCGACCTCTCCCGTGCGGGGAGCGCCCGGCACGAGGCCGGGTGGGAACCCGGTCTGCCCTGGCTGTTCAGGGTCGCCCGCAACGTCGTGATCGACTGGAGCCGGCGCGACCGCGCCCGGCCGGCCGTCCCGACCGGACTGCCGCCGGAGACGGCCGGCCCGGCGGACGAGGTCGCGCGCGTCGTGGAGCGGACGCACGTCGTCGAGTTGCTCGCCCAACTGTCCCGCCCCCATCGAGAGGTTCTGGTGTACACATACCTGCTCGGCTGTTCCGGACCCGACACGGCGCACGCGCTGGGCATACCGCCCGGCACGGTCAAGTCCCGGCTGCACCACGCGATGCACCGCCTGCGGCGGGCCGCCGCGCCCGACGCCCGGGACCGCGGATGA
- a CDS encoding N-acetyltransferase: MSHPPFVPADFVVPRELTTGRFRLEPLAPDHNAADHAAWTSSITHIRATPGYAGRGWPPEAGMTLEENLGDLREHAQDFEGRTGFTYSVIGIPDAEVVGCVYIYPVEDGHGDTRTEAIEIPDATVRSWVRADRAELDLPLYEAVRDWLAADWPFRTVAYAARQA; encoded by the coding sequence ATGAGCCATCCGCCTTTCGTACCTGCCGACTTCGTCGTCCCCAGAGAACTGACCACCGGCCGCTTCCGGCTGGAACCGCTCGCTCCGGACCACAACGCCGCCGACCACGCCGCCTGGACCAGCAGCATCACGCACATCAGGGCGACCCCCGGGTACGCCGGCCGCGGCTGGCCGCCCGAGGCCGGGATGACCCTGGAGGAGAACCTCGGCGACCTGCGGGAGCACGCCCAGGACTTCGAGGGGCGTACGGGCTTCACGTACTCCGTCATCGGGATACCGGACGCCGAGGTGGTCGGGTGCGTGTACATCTACCCCGTAGAGGACGGGCATGGTGATACCCGGACGGAAGCGATCGAAATCCCGGACGCCACGGTCCGCTCCTGGGTACGGGCCGACCGCGCCGAGCTGGACCTGCCCCTGTACGAGGCGGTACGGGACTGGCTGGCCGCGGACTGGCCGTTCAGGACGGTCGCCTACGCAGCCCGGCAGGCGTGA